Genomic DNA from Candidatus Hydrogenedentota bacterium:
CGAGGTCTTTGAATGCGCCTATTCGAAACTGCCCGAGGGTTGCGGGAGGACCATACATTGCAGCGGTTGCGCCATTCGCCGGTCCGTGGAAGATACGTTCCGCACCGGCACGACGCATAGGCGGGTGCCCGCCACGCTGAATCATGACGGGGATGGAACAATCCAGCTTATACATTACCTGATATCCACGGAACTCGTCGGCGGCGTCGTGTTACTCAAGCTCGAGACCACGGACTGAATGGCGGGCAGACGCTTGGCTTGACATTGGCAGCCTCCTCCTATTGTGACGATGGACTCGGGGCTCGTCCAGTGGTTTAATGTTCACTGCGCCGGATGTGTGCAACCAAGGGGGCGGCACTATGAAGATCGGTTTTCATACGGATGCGTTCAATTCTTCGTACTGGGGGTTCGAGCAATGCCTGCAGTGGGCAGAACGAAATGGGGTCCACTTCATCGAGTGTGGGCTAATCGACGGGGTAAGTTGGATACATGGCCTCGGCTATCAGCCGCATGTCGCGCTGTACGAAGATCCCATGCTCTTGCGTAGGAAGATGGAAGGATACGGCGTACGGTTCTCGCAAGTGGATGCCGCATATCCTTTGTCAGGAGAAGACGGCCCCGTTCGCGGCCTCCCCTACGTTCTTAAATCGATTCCCTGGGCAAAACACGCGGGATGCGAACGCGTGGCGACAACAGACGGTCTGCACAAACCCGAAGGCCTCTCGGACGAGCAGGCGATGAGCCAGATGAAGCGCACCTACGAGCAGATTGTCACGTGCGCGGAAGCCTACGAAATCACGGTCAACATCGAAGTGCACGGCTACTTCACGACCAATCCCGATCGCATGGAGGAAATGCTTGCCTTCTGTGACAGCCCCTACCTGCGCATGAATCTCGACACGGGCAACACCTTCATTGCAGGGCAAGATCCCGTGGCTTTCTGCAAACGTTTTCGCGACAAAGTGACGCATGTTCATGTCAAGGATGTAAGCGAGTCGCTGGCCAAAGCGGTACGCGGTGAGCAAACCGGCATCGCCGTAAGCCAATGCGCTATTGGCGATGGCGTCAACGCGGGCAACATCAAGCAATGCCTCATGCTGCTGCGCGATCGGAGCTATGACGGCATCCTTAGTATGGAGTGCGAGGGACAGGGCGGCCCCATGATTGAACGTTCCTTGGCGTGGTTGCGAAACACGCTGAAAGAACTCAAGATCTCGGAATAGCCACAGACGAACAAAGAACAGCCGGGATGTGACATCGCACAAGCGTTGACAAATCCGGCGCGGAGTGTAGGTCATGAGCCGTTTCACGCAGATTGTGATGGTGTCGTTTTCCGTGATGATAGCAACCACCGCGTCGAGGCAAGTCATGGCAGAATCGTCAACGCTTCCGGATCACCCCAATTTCCCCAATGGCTACGCGCGGTTGGTGTCGCTGACGTGCGGCCCCGGCAATACGCGCGCGGAGCAAGGCGCGCTTGCCATTGAGCAGACTCATGGTGGACAGCGCAAAATAGAAAGCGCATCCGCGCTTGTTTCCGGTGTGGCGTGCGATAGCGATCGTGTCGAGTTCACCGTTACCGGACTCGACGCCAGTTCCGATTACGTGCTTGGCTTCACATGGTTTGATGTAGACGCTCAGGACCGCAAGCAGTCGGTCTTGTTTGGCATGGGCGAACCGGTTTCGTGGACGCAGGTTCTGCAGGCAGTCCAACCGGCGGTGTTTCATGCAGACCAGTCCGTACCTGCGCGTGTGCTGCTGCCCGTGTCCGGGGAATACGCGAAGCAAGGAAGTCT
This window encodes:
- a CDS encoding sugar phosphate isomerase/epimerase, producing MKIGFHTDAFNSSYWGFEQCLQWAERNGVHFIECGLIDGVSWIHGLGYQPHVALYEDPMLLRRKMEGYGVRFSQVDAAYPLSGEDGPVRGLPYVLKSIPWAKHAGCERVATTDGLHKPEGLSDEQAMSQMKRTYEQIVTCAEAYEITVNIEVHGYFTTNPDRMEEMLAFCDSPYLRMNLDTGNTFIAGQDPVAFCKRFRDKVTHVHVKDVSESLAKAVRGEQTGIAVSQCAIGDGVNAGNIKQCLMLLRDRSYDGILSMECEGQGGPMIERSLAWLRNTLKELKISE